A window from uncultured Anaeromusa sp. encodes these proteins:
- a CDS encoding lipoate--protein ligase family protein — protein sequence MRSHDRVRQMRLLDSGPLTAAEHMALDEVLLEAVGSGQSPSTFRFLQFKPCALLGLHQKAELELHLDYCRHQGVEINRRITGGGSLYWGPRELGWELYASRHTPGLPRRVDDLYRYLCQGMAAALGRLGIEAAYRPVNDIEVRGRKICGSGGSEYKDAFVFQCSLLVDVDVREMTRVLKLPAEKLSDKGISSLEERMTTVTKELGRRPDMAALKAAVLHGLEETVGFSFVQGALQRQEQQAWDGKLPRFRSESWIFGAEEGVVDTVDATGNYKAPGGLIRVQARLDEKRRFLKFVWISGDFFAYPAKAIRDLEAYLKHRPADVQQLGRLIDDFFWEHKVEIPGVEPRDFAKAVALAVEKAREGRPVG from the coding sequence ATGCGCAGCCATGATAGAGTGCGGCAAATGCGCCTTTTGGACAGCGGCCCTCTGACGGCAGCGGAACACATGGCTTTAGATGAAGTGTTGCTGGAAGCAGTAGGCTCCGGCCAAAGCCCCAGCACCTTCCGCTTTCTCCAATTTAAGCCTTGCGCTCTTTTGGGGTTGCACCAGAAGGCGGAACTGGAGCTGCACCTGGATTATTGCCGTCATCAAGGGGTGGAGATTAATCGGCGCATCACCGGAGGCGGCAGCCTGTATTGGGGACCGCGCGAACTAGGGTGGGAACTGTATGCCTCGCGGCATACGCCAGGACTGCCTCGACGGGTGGATGATTTGTACCGCTATCTATGTCAAGGAATGGCGGCGGCGCTAGGCCGTTTGGGCATTGAAGCCGCCTATCGTCCGGTAAACGATATTGAAGTAAGAGGGCGTAAAATCTGCGGCAGTGGCGGCAGCGAGTACAAAGACGCTTTTGTTTTTCAGTGCAGCTTGCTGGTGGATGTAGATGTGCGGGAAATGACGCGGGTGCTGAAATTGCCGGCGGAAAAATTGAGTGATAAAGGGATTTCCAGTTTAGAAGAACGCATGACTACGGTGACGAAAGAGCTGGGGAGGCGTCCGGATATGGCGGCTTTGAAAGCGGCCGTGCTCCATGGGCTGGAGGAAACCGTGGGGTTTTCCTTTGTGCAGGGAGCTTTGCAGCGTCAGGAGCAGCAGGCCTGGGACGGAAAACTGCCTCGTTTTCGGTCCGAGTCCTGGATTTTTGGTGCAGAGGAAGGCGTGGTGGACACGGTGGATGCGACAGGCAATTATAAGGCTCCAGGGGGGCTGATTCGTGTGCAGGCCAGGCTGGATGAAAAACGGAGATTTCTCAAATTTGTCTGGATTAGCGGGGATTTTTTCGCCTACCCAGCCAAGGCTATCCGTGATTTGGAAGCGTATCTCAAGCATCGGCCTGCGGATGTGCAGCAACTGGGGCGGCTGATTGACGATTTTTTCTGGGAGCATAAAGTAGAAATTCCCGGCGTAGAACCGCGAGATTTTGCAAAGGCGGTAGCATTGGCTGTGGAGAAGGCCCGGGAAGGGAGGCCTGTGGGATGA
- a CDS encoding carboxymuconolactone decarboxylase family protein: MADPKKLLNDFQKGLGKLGQDAPEVAAAFVQLSNACFVEGEIPAKYKELMALAIGVFTRCEYCIAYHVFKAIEEGANRDEIMEAATLAVAFGGSPSAAYSATLVEECLDAFCE, encoded by the coding sequence ATGGCTGATCCTAAAAAATTGCTTAATGATTTCCAAAAAGGGCTGGGTAAATTGGGGCAGGATGCTCCGGAAGTAGCGGCCGCTTTTGTGCAGCTTTCCAATGCCTGTTTTGTGGAGGGGGAAATTCCCGCTAAGTATAAAGAGTTGATGGCCTTGGCCATTGGTGTGTTTACTCGCTGCGAATATTGCATCGCTTATCACGTTTTCAAAGCCATTGAAGAGGGCGCCAACCGGGATGAAATCATGGAAGCGGCCACTTTGGCTGTAGCCTTTGGCGGTTCGCCGTCGGCGGCGTATTCGGCCACCTTGGTCGAAGAATGCCTGGACGCTTTTTGCGAATGA
- a CDS encoding glycine cleavage system protein H, giving the protein MNETWTFPKELLYDGNRHWIQVQNGRARIGLTEYALELTGDVLYLALPAVGTLLERGKTMGSLEAGKWIGRLEAPLSGTVSHVNEAALQQPALINSEPYQHWLLEVVWTNEAEQQQLLSALQAAKQAEEWEEHAQP; this is encoded by the coding sequence ATGAATGAGACGTGGACTTTTCCGAAAGAACTGCTTTACGACGGTAACCGCCATTGGATACAAGTGCAAAACGGCAGGGCCCGCATCGGCCTAACCGAATATGCTCTAGAGCTGACCGGTGATGTATTGTATTTGGCCCTGCCGGCGGTGGGGACGCTGCTGGAGAGAGGTAAGACCATGGGTTCTTTGGAAGCCGGCAAATGGATCGGCCGCTTGGAAGCGCCTCTGAGCGGCACAGTTTCTCATGTTAATGAAGCGGCGTTGCAGCAACCGGCGCTGATTAATAGCGAGCCGTATCAACATTGGCTGCTGGAAGTGGTTTGGACGAATGAAGCAGAGCAGCAGCAGCTTTTGTCAGCGTTGCAGGCGGCAAAACAGGCGGAGGAGTGGGAAGAACATGCGCAGCCATGA
- a CDS encoding FAD-binding oxidoreductase: MHGEAIERLKERFGSFFTADRAECSLYERDMGWLPDMLVKPLAQTAPFGIVRPQSADEVGDVFRMAREAKLAVTPRAGASTVYFNAVCVKGGLVLDLNGLQGVGQVDTATGVVDVAAGVTWSRLERELARQGYAACSYPSSAPGATVGGWFAMKGYGLGSLQAGPLKELVEAAEVVLPGGSVRTLRQEGEIPVHWLAESEGTLGVVTQLSLKVRRLEDEAWHGVFAFAEAWKMQGFIETLLKEESLPFNLHFSDPACNRQRFLAGLGSERAGNYYTVAVDALGTASQVRHLQEAAEKEAYLHSGENWSEEGAEEWSHRFFSLLLKRRFPGMLGAELWLPMRKATAYLEDAARCGNRFGREMMTYGHVVSRSHALVMTAFPAESQPLWPLLCGLGVVAQVQDAGWSHGGVPYGVGLWNTSYLSRLYQEKELTELRRRKAFLDPEGCCNPGKLYQAPLQLKTPLFSLAMSALALGAAMTSKGGSR; encoded by the coding sequence ATGCATGGCGAGGCAATAGAACGCCTGAAAGAACGTTTTGGGTCTTTCTTTACGGCGGATCGGGCCGAATGCAGTTTGTACGAGAGAGACATGGGGTGGCTGCCAGATATGTTGGTCAAGCCGCTGGCGCAGACAGCGCCCTTTGGAATAGTACGCCCGCAAAGCGCAGACGAGGTGGGCGATGTTTTCCGAATGGCTCGCGAGGCTAAGCTAGCGGTGACGCCCCGGGCAGGTGCGTCCACCGTGTATTTTAACGCTGTCTGCGTCAAGGGAGGTTTAGTTCTTGATCTTAATGGTCTGCAGGGCGTCGGGCAAGTTGACACCGCTACCGGTGTTGTCGATGTTGCCGCCGGCGTGACCTGGAGTCGTTTGGAGCGAGAACTGGCGCGGCAGGGCTATGCAGCCTGTTCGTACCCGAGCAGTGCGCCCGGGGCTACCGTTGGCGGTTGGTTTGCTATGAAGGGATATGGCTTAGGAAGCTTACAGGCAGGACCTTTGAAAGAGTTGGTGGAGGCGGCTGAAGTTGTATTGCCGGGCGGTTCGGTGCGGACGCTGCGGCAAGAGGGAGAGATTCCGGTGCATTGGTTGGCGGAATCCGAAGGAACCCTGGGGGTTGTGACCCAGCTTTCATTAAAGGTGCGCCGCCTAGAGGACGAGGCGTGGCACGGTGTGTTTGCTTTTGCGGAAGCTTGGAAAATGCAGGGCTTCATCGAAACTCTGCTTAAGGAAGAAAGCTTGCCCTTTAATTTGCATTTTAGCGATCCCGCCTGCAATCGTCAGCGCTTTTTAGCAGGTTTGGGCAGTGAACGTGCGGGAAACTACTATACCGTGGCGGTTGATGCGTTGGGTACAGCGTCGCAGGTGCGTCACTTGCAGGAAGCGGCAGAAAAGGAAGCCTATTTGCACAGCGGTGAAAACTGGAGTGAAGAAGGCGCAGAGGAGTGGAGTCATCGCTTTTTCTCCTTGCTCTTGAAACGGCGCTTTCCGGGCATGCTTGGCGCGGAACTATGGCTGCCTATGCGAAAGGCGACAGCATATTTAGAGGATGCGGCTCGCTGCGGCAACCGTTTCGGACGCGAGATGATGACCTATGGTCATGTAGTGTCAAGGAGTCATGCGCTAGTGATGACCGCTTTCCCTGCTGAGTCGCAGCCTTTATGGCCGCTGCTTTGCGGCCTGGGGGTGGTAGCACAGGTGCAGGATGCCGGCTGGAGCCATGGCGGCGTTCCTTATGGCGTGGGCTTGTGGAACACATCCTATCTTTCGCGTCTGTATCAGGAAAAAGAGCTTACCGAGCTGCGACGCCGTAAAGCGTTTTTGGATCCTGAGGGATGCTGCAATCCGGGCAAACTCTATCAAGCTCCGCTGCAGCTAAAGACGCCGCTTTTTTCCTTGGCTATGAGCGCGTTGGCGCTGGGGGCGGCGATGACATCCAAGGGAGGTTCCAGGTGA
- a CDS encoding glycine cleavage system protein H has protein sequence MADYVIPKDLYYTRDHAWVKVEGDVVRVGMSDFMQKLAGEITFIRAPRVGKSLVAGATMASIQSGKWAGKVKCPAAVEVVEANTTLVTNPGLLNSDCYGEGWICVLRPEDLDGMLQELLHGPEADAFFTEEHAKHAQEE, from the coding sequence ATGGCGGATTATGTGATTCCTAAGGATTTATATTATACGCGCGACCATGCCTGGGTGAAGGTAGAAGGGGATGTGGTGCGTGTGGGCATGAGCGATTTCATGCAAAAATTGGCAGGAGAAATTACTTTTATACGCGCTCCCCGCGTGGGCAAAAGTTTGGTGGCCGGGGCGACTATGGCTTCCATCCAATCGGGAAAATGGGCAGGCAAGGTGAAATGTCCGGCAGCGGTGGAAGTGGTGGAAGCCAATACAACACTGGTGACGAATCCGGGCCTGCTTAACAGCGATTGCTACGGTGAAGGCTGGATTTGCGTTTTGCGGCCGGAGGACTTGGACGGCATGTTGCAGGAACTGCTCCATGGACCGGAAGCGGACGCTTTCTTTACGGAAGAGCATGCTAAGCATGCACAAGAAGAGTAG
- a CDS encoding (Fe-S)-binding protein, giving the protein MTENKSFSTGWEAECDICGRCGNCRGECPTYRQTGWESATPRGKMTLLRRAALSQGGEERALLAKRISECTLCGSCTSQCAARIDLQQVWKQVRGELKKQGELPPAYDLLVKNLLAKKNISQFDNAARLDWAEELDDVPECLEAQEGSDVAYFVGCVSSFFPRAGQVPVAVVQLLERAGVSYTTLGGEEWCCGFPLLAAGAAEEMDEFVRHNVEAVRALGVKNLLTSCPSCYHTWTHEYPQRLGQELGFRVLHSTEYLLELVQEGKLVPEELAETVTYHDPCDLGRNSGKYEAPRQLLAAIPGLKLVEMASYGANAVCCGGGGNLQSAAPQMAEAIAAARIDEAKETGATYLVSACQQCEQMLEKAARVQKVPLQILDVAEILWLAVDG; this is encoded by the coding sequence ATGACAGAGAACAAAAGCTTTTCTACAGGTTGGGAAGCGGAATGTGATATTTGCGGCCGCTGCGGCAACTGTCGCGGCGAGTGTCCCACGTACCGCCAGACAGGTTGGGAGTCAGCCACGCCTCGAGGTAAAATGACGCTCCTGCGCCGGGCGGCGCTGAGTCAAGGCGGCGAAGAACGCGCTTTGCTGGCCAAGCGCATCAGCGAGTGCACCCTCTGCGGTTCCTGTACCTCCCAGTGTGCTGCCCGTATTGATTTACAGCAGGTTTGGAAGCAGGTACGCGGCGAGCTGAAAAAGCAGGGAGAATTGCCGCCGGCCTATGATTTGCTGGTGAAAAACCTGCTTGCAAAGAAGAATATCTCGCAATTTGATAATGCCGCGCGCTTGGATTGGGCGGAAGAGCTGGATGATGTGCCGGAGTGTTTGGAAGCGCAAGAAGGCAGCGATGTCGCTTATTTTGTGGGTTGTGTATCCAGCTTCTTTCCCCGTGCCGGGCAGGTTCCTGTGGCGGTGGTGCAGCTTTTAGAGCGCGCCGGCGTTTCGTATACAACCTTGGGCGGCGAGGAATGGTGCTGCGGTTTTCCGTTGTTGGCAGCTGGCGCTGCAGAAGAAATGGACGAGTTTGTTCGGCATAATGTAGAGGCGGTGCGCGCGTTGGGCGTAAAAAATCTGCTTACCTCTTGTCCGTCTTGTTATCATACCTGGACGCATGAATATCCGCAGCGCTTGGGTCAGGAATTAGGATTTCGGGTGCTTCACAGCACAGAGTATCTGCTGGAGCTGGTGCAGGAAGGTAAGCTCGTTCCAGAAGAGCTGGCAGAAACGGTTACGTACCACGATCCTTGCGATCTGGGTCGCAACAGCGGCAAATATGAAGCGCCGCGGCAGCTTTTAGCGGCCATTCCCGGGTTGAAGCTGGTGGAAATGGCGTCATATGGCGCGAATGCTGTCTGTTGCGGCGGTGGTGGCAATTTACAGTCAGCAGCCCCGCAAATGGCGGAAGCCATTGCTGCGGCGCGCATCGACGAAGCGAAAGAAACCGGAGCGACTTATTTGGTGTCGGCGTGCCAGCAATGCGAGCAGATGCTAGAAAAAGCGGCGCGTGTCCAAAAGGTGCCCTTACAGATCTTGGATGTAGCAGAAATTTTGTGGCTGGCTGTAGACGGCTGA
- the lipA gene encoding lipoyl synthase, giving the protein MRQQRPEWLKIKAPDQERMQQMKGWLDGLSLHTVCEGAQCPNAGECFGSRTATFMILGSVCTRHCRFCAVPDGQVANVDPNEPERLALAAAKLGLRHVVVTSVTRDDLPDGGAGHFAAAITALRRHCPEASVEVLIPDLGGDPAALAQVLAANPDVLNHNIETVPRLYPAVRPEAQYERSLEVLSRSAQAGVSRTKSGIMLGLGESREEVVAVLSDLHRSGCEIVTIGQYLRPSSNHVPMVRYAPPEEFAFYRQEGARLGFASVVAGPLVRSSYHAKETFDEVTKKEFEEELCHG; this is encoded by the coding sequence ATGAGACAGCAGCGGCCGGAATGGCTAAAGATCAAGGCGCCTGACCAAGAGCGCATGCAGCAGATGAAAGGGTGGCTTGACGGACTCTCGCTGCATACTGTCTGTGAAGGAGCGCAGTGTCCTAATGCCGGCGAATGTTTCGGCAGCCGCACGGCGACTTTTATGATTCTTGGGTCGGTGTGCACGCGGCATTGTCGTTTTTGCGCCGTCCCAGACGGACAGGTAGCCAACGTGGATCCGAACGAACCGGAACGTCTGGCGCTGGCGGCGGCCAAGCTGGGCCTGCGACATGTGGTGGTGACTTCCGTAACGCGGGATGATTTGCCGGATGGCGGCGCAGGACATTTCGCGGCAGCGATTACCGCGCTACGGCGTCATTGCCCAGAAGCGTCCGTGGAAGTGCTGATTCCTGATTTGGGAGGAGACCCGGCGGCGTTGGCACAGGTGCTGGCGGCGAATCCGGATGTGCTCAACCATAATATTGAAACCGTGCCGCGCCTGTATCCTGCAGTACGTCCGGAAGCGCAGTATGAGCGCTCGTTAGAAGTGCTGTCCCGCTCGGCCCAAGCCGGTGTAAGCCGGACCAAGTCCGGTATTATGTTGGGGTTGGGAGAAAGCCGCGAGGAAGTGGTGGCTGTGTTGAGTGATTTGCATCGCAGCGGCTGCGAAATCGTAACCATTGGCCAATATCTGCGGCCCAGCTCGAATCATGTGCCTATGGTGCGCTATGCGCCACCGGAAGAGTTTGCATTCTATCGGCAGGAAGGAGCGCGGCTGGGATTTGCCAGTGTAGTAGCGGGTCCTTTGGTGCGCAGCTCCTATCATGCTAAAGAAACCTTTGATGAAGTAACAAAAAAAGAATTTGAGGAGGAATTGTGTCATGGCTGA